A single Comamonas sp. NLF-1-9 DNA region contains:
- a CDS encoding sodium:proton antiporter, producing MRAGRAAALVMLALAPMVCAAAEVDGGQLAVWWGVPFAGVLLSIALLPLLAPVLWHHHYGKITAAWALAFFIPFALRFGWESAGQGLVHALVAEYIPFVILLTALFTVAGGIYIRGNLRGTPLLNTGILAVGAVLASFMGTTGASMLLIRPLIRANDNRRHVVHVVVFFIFIVSNAGGSLTPLGDPPLFLGFLKGVSFFWTAEHVIFETLFLVGVLLALFFALDSWLFARAGELDRPDPTPDAAEPALGFDGKINFLLLLVIVALVLLSGVWKSPLQWDVAGTPVGLPSLVRDLGMVAVTLASLALTPHAVHEANQFSWGPMQEVAKLFAGIFLTIIPVIAMLRAGVQGPFGPIVAAVTGADGQPIPAMYFWASGMLSSVLDNAPTYLVFFNTAGGDAATLMSTHAQTLAAVSIGSVFMGAITYIGNAPNLMVKAIAEDRGVKMPSFFGYMLWSVGILVPLFIAITWMFF from the coding sequence ATGAGGGCAGGACGGGCGGCGGCCCTGGTCATGCTGGCGCTGGCGCCCATGGTGTGCGCGGCCGCCGAGGTGGACGGCGGCCAGCTTGCGGTCTGGTGGGGCGTGCCTTTTGCCGGCGTGCTGCTGTCGATAGCGCTGCTGCCGCTGCTCGCGCCGGTGCTCTGGCACCATCATTACGGCAAGATCACCGCGGCCTGGGCGCTGGCCTTCTTCATTCCGTTTGCGCTGCGCTTCGGCTGGGAGAGCGCGGGGCAGGGCCTGGTGCATGCGCTGGTGGCCGAGTACATCCCCTTCGTGATCCTGCTGACCGCGCTGTTCACCGTGGCCGGGGGCATCTACATCCGCGGCAACCTGCGCGGCACGCCGCTGCTGAACACCGGGATTCTGGCGGTGGGCGCGGTGCTGGCGAGCTTCATGGGCACGACCGGCGCGTCGATGCTGCTGATCCGCCCCTTGATCCGCGCCAACGACAACCGCCGGCATGTGGTGCATGTGGTGGTCTTTTTCATCTTCATCGTCTCCAACGCCGGCGGCTCGCTCACGCCGCTGGGCGATCCGCCGCTGTTTCTGGGCTTTCTGAAGGGCGTGAGCTTTTTCTGGACCGCCGAGCACGTGATCTTCGAGACCCTGTTCCTGGTGGGCGTGCTGCTGGCCTTGTTCTTCGCGCTGGACAGTTGGCTGTTTGCGCGCGCAGGCGAGCTCGATCGCCCCGACCCGACGCCCGACGCGGCCGAGCCGGCGCTGGGCTTTGACGGCAAGATCAACTTCCTGCTGCTGCTGGTAATCGTCGCGCTGGTGCTGCTCAGCGGCGTCTGGAAGTCGCCCCTGCAATGGGACGTGGCCGGCACGCCGGTAGGCCTGCCCTCGCTGGTGCGCGATCTGGGCATGGTGGCGGTGACGCTGGCTTCGCTGGCGCTCACGCCGCACGCGGTGCATGAGGCCAACCAGTTCAGCTGGGGCCCGATGCAAGAGGTGGCCAAGCTGTTTGCCGGCATCTTCCTGACCATCATTCCGGTGATCGCCATGCTGCGCGCCGGCGTTCAAGGCCCCTTCGGCCCCATCGTCGCGGCCGTCACCGGCGCCGACGGGCAGCCGATTCCGGCGATGTATTTCTGGGCTTCGGGCATGCTCTCGTCGGTGCTGGACAACGCACCTACCTACCTGGTGTTCTTCAACACCGCCGGGGGCGACGCCGCGACGCTCATGAGCACGCATGCGCAGACGCTGGCGGCGGTGTCCATAGGCTCGGTCTTCATGGGCGCGATCACCTACATCGGCAACGCGCCCAACCTCATGGTCAAGGCGATCGCCGAAGACCGCGGCGTGAAGATGCCCAGCTTCTTCGGCTACATGCTCTGGTCGGTCGGCATCCTGGTGCCGTTGTTCATCGCCATCACCTGGATGTTTTTCTGA